Below is a window of Actinomycetes bacterium DNA.
CAACCGCCACCGTCCCCACCGCGCGCTCATGCTGCAACCGCCAGACGCGCGCGCCCGGCTCACCATCCCTGGCGGGGATCACCGGGGCGCTATGCACCGCCGCGACCTGCTCGGCGGGCTCCTCCACGAATACCACCGACGAGCTGCATGAACGCATTTGCGCACCCTGCAGGCTTGCGGGCGCCGGCTACGGCTGGCTGACGGCGCTCGCCTGGGGCTGCTCGATCCGCTCGACCCACTGGGCGCGCCAGGCCGGCGGCTCGAACGGCTCGGCGTAGTAGCGGGTCTCCTTCCAGATCTTGCCGTCGCGGAACTCGACGATCATGACCATGTGGTAGAGCTTGCCGCTGTAGTGGCCGAGGGCCTCGATGACCCACACGTCGCCGGCGCCGACCACGCGGCGCAACTGGAAGGTCGGGGGGTTGGGGTAGGCCTCCTGCATCGCCCGTAGGTTGTCCCGGTTCAGGCGCTCGCCCGACTGCGGCATCTCCGCGGTGAACCGCTCGTGGTGGACCTCGTAGTGGACGGCCGGGTCCAGGTCGGTCAGCAGCCGCTCCAAGAGGTCACGAACCTCGCGCTCCTCCATCGCTGGCGTCCTCCTTCTGTGATGATGGGTGCCGATGGCACCATGCGCGGGGGCGCTGACGTGGCGCTGCGGGTTGGCTGTGGGGGCGCTGGCGAGATGGAGTTCCGGATCCTCGGGCCGCTCGAGGTGCACGACGGCGCGGTCCCGGTCGCCGTCCCGGGGGCCAAGGAGCGTGCCCTGCTGGCCGATCTGCTGGTGCACGCCGGGCGGGTGGTGGCCGCCGACCGGCTGATCGAGGACCTATGGGGCGAGCGCCCGCCCGGCAACCCGGTCAACACCCTGCAGGGCCGGGTGTCGGCGCTGCGCCGGGCGCTCGGCCCGGTTGCGGCGCGGCTGGCCACGCGGCCGCCCGGCTACCGGCTCGATGTGGAC
It encodes the following:
- a CDS encoding nuclear transport factor 2 family protein, which gives rise to MEEREVRDLLERLLTDLDPAVHYEVHHERFTAEMPQSGERLNRDNLRAMQEAYPNPPTFQLRRVVGAGDVWVIEALGHYSGKLYHMVMIVEFRDGKIWKETRYYAEPFEPPAWRAQWVERIEQPQASAVSQP